The following coding sequences lie in one Rutidosis leptorrhynchoides isolate AG116_Rl617_1_P2 chromosome 4, CSIRO_AGI_Rlap_v1, whole genome shotgun sequence genomic window:
- the LOC139842122 gene encoding uncharacterized protein — MYFLIICQFFLVCSILHLSQSLPICRNSCASIQIDYPFGIDDGCGAPLYRNMLNCSTASSTSATTTTITNNNSNNNNNNSTPPFLTPTFSSTPTSNTITNPSSTSLFFQTPSGSYKVESIDYNSKTVTIYDPSMSTCTILQPHRDFLMSDIQSALIPPSPDTIFALVNCSIDSPVLNHYKSLCFNFSTTHSCVDLYNSCTSFKIFQMVSNDTPPACCFTSYNTLKFMSMNILDCTHYTSFYDADKLNDDDKPLDWSYGIKLSYSLPDTGCDRCRKSGGTCGFDVDTEGMLCICSSTLNSTRQCGAGTTDNGDRSLVVPYLHYLLLTIVVSFSFF; from the exons ATGTATTTTCTTATCATATGTCAATTCTTCCTTGTTTGTTCTATTCTCCATCTTTCTCAATCTCTTCCGATTTGTCGAAACTCTTGTGCTTCCATCCAAATCGATTATCCTTTTGGTATCGACGATGGTTGTGGGGCCCCGCTCTACCGCAACATGCTTAACTGCTCCACTGCATCCTCTACCTCTGCCACCACGACCACAATAactaacaacaatagcaacaacaataacaataacagtaCCCCTCCTTTTCTCACTCCCACTTTTTCCTCGACGCCCACTTCCAATACCATTACCAACCCTTCTTCGACGTCACTTTTTTTCCAAACCCCGTCGGGTAGCTACAAGGTCGAGTCCATCGACTACAACTCCAAAACGGTTACAATTTACGACCCGTCAATGTCCACTTGCACAATTCTTCAACCTCATCGTGACTTTCTTATGTCCGATATCCAATCCGCCCTAATTCCTCCCTCTCCCGACACTATCTTTGCGCTCGTTAATTGCTCAATCGATTCCCCCGTTCTCAACCACTATAAATCCCTCTGCTTCAACTTCTCTACTACCCATTCATGTGTTGATTTATACAACTCATGTACTTCTTTTAAGATCTTTCAAATGGTGTCTAATGATACTCCACCTGCTTGTTGCTTTACATCTTACAATACACTTAAGTTTATGAGCATGAACATACTTGATTGTACGCATTATACTAGCTTTTACGATGCGGACAAGTTGAACGATGATGATAAACCGTTGGATTGGTCGTACGGGATAAAGCTATCGTATAGTTTACCGGACACAGGGTGTGATCGATGTCGTAAATCAGGCGGAACTTGTGGATTTGATGTTGACACAGAAGGAATGTTGTGTATTTGCTCCTCAACCCTTAATTCCACAAGACAATGTG GTGCAGGTACAACTGATAATGGAGATAGATCATTAGTAGTTCCATATCTGCATTATCTCTTATTAACCATAGTTGTTTcttttagttttttttaa